Proteins encoded by one window of Nocardioides euryhalodurans:
- a CDS encoding pirin family protein, translating to MTNPERDPDELVLDPCAAAEGVEILTPREVPLGGPRAMRVRRTLPQRHRSLIGAWCFVDHYGPDLVADTGGMVVAPHPHTGLQTVSWLFTGEVEHTDSAGHHALVRPGEVNLMTGGRGISHSEVSTEATSTLHGAQLWVALPDASRDVAPGFAHHAPDAVRGEDWEARVFLGSLLGESSPVTTHTPLLGAELLLDAGAAVELDVDPAFEHGVLVDTGVVAVAGREAKAADLAYVAPGPTTLALAAGAEPVRLLLLGGPPFGESIVMWWNFVGRSHEEIVGFREEWQRQITRDGQVVPDSRQVAEGRFGVVDHALPPIPAPALPNARLRERR from the coding sequence GTGACCAACCCCGAGCGCGACCCCGACGAGCTGGTCCTCGATCCCTGCGCCGCGGCGGAGGGGGTCGAGATCCTCACGCCGCGGGAGGTCCCGCTCGGTGGGCCGAGGGCGATGCGGGTCCGGCGTACGCTCCCGCAGCGCCACCGGTCGCTGATCGGCGCGTGGTGCTTCGTGGACCACTACGGCCCCGACCTGGTGGCCGACACCGGCGGCATGGTCGTCGCGCCCCACCCGCACACCGGCCTGCAGACGGTCAGCTGGCTGTTCACCGGGGAGGTCGAGCACACCGACAGTGCCGGCCACCACGCCCTCGTGCGCCCCGGCGAGGTCAACCTGATGACGGGCGGCCGCGGCATCAGCCACTCCGAGGTGTCGACCGAGGCCACGTCCACGCTGCACGGCGCCCAGCTGTGGGTCGCGCTCCCGGACGCGTCCCGTGACGTCGCGCCGGGGTTCGCCCACCACGCCCCCGACGCCGTCCGCGGTGAGGACTGGGAGGCGCGCGTGTTCCTGGGCTCGCTGCTGGGGGAGTCTTCCCCGGTGACGACCCACACCCCGCTGCTCGGGGCCGAGCTGCTGCTCGACGCCGGCGCCGCGGTCGAGCTCGACGTCGACCCTGCCTTCGAGCACGGCGTGCTGGTCGACACGGGGGTCGTCGCCGTGGCGGGTCGGGAGGCCAAGGCCGCCGACCTCGCCTACGTCGCCCCGGGGCCCACGACGCTGGCGCTCGCCGCCGGCGCGGAGCCGGTGCGGCTGCTGCTGCTCGGCGGACCGCCGTTCGGGGAGTCCATCGTGATGTGGTGGAACTTCGTGGGGCGCAGCCACGAGGAGATCGTCGGTTTCCGCGAGGAGTGGCAGCGCCAGATCACCCGCGACGGACAGGTCGTCCCCGACAGCCGTCAGGTCGCCGAGGGCCGCTTCGGGGTCGTCGACCACGCGCTCCCGCCGATCCCCGCTCCGGCGCTTCCCAACGCGCGGCTGCGCGAGCGTCGCTGA
- a CDS encoding DNA-3-methyladenine glycosylase I encodes MPGPVTGEDGLARCPWAVGHPANLAYHDTEWGLPIQGESAWLERLVLEGFQSGLSWLTILNKRERFRAAFAGFDADTVAAYDEADVERLLGDAGIVRHRRKIEAAITNARATVALRGSGGLEDFVAGFRPDHHPAPRTTEELATTSPESLALSKALKGVGFAFVGPTTMYALMEATGLVDDHLVGCHRRTAGT; translated from the coding sequence GTGCCAGGACCCGTGACCGGCGAGGACGGCCTCGCCCGCTGCCCGTGGGCGGTCGGGCACCCCGCCAACCTCGCCTACCACGACACCGAGTGGGGGCTGCCGATCCAGGGCGAGTCCGCCTGGCTGGAGCGGCTGGTGCTCGAGGGCTTCCAGTCCGGGCTGTCCTGGCTGACGATCCTCAACAAGCGCGAGAGGTTCCGGGCCGCCTTCGCCGGGTTCGACGCCGACACCGTCGCGGCGTACGACGAGGCCGACGTCGAGCGGCTGCTCGGTGACGCGGGCATCGTCCGGCACCGCCGCAAGATCGAGGCCGCCATCACCAACGCCCGGGCGACCGTGGCGCTGCGAGGGAGCGGCGGCCTCGAGGACTTCGTGGCCGGCTTCCGTCCCGACCACCACCCGGCGCCGCGCACCACCGAGGAGCTCGCCACCACGTCGCCGGAGTCGCTCGCGCTGTCGAAGGCCCTCAAGGGTGTCGGGTTCGCCTTCGTCGGGCCGACGACGATGTACGCGCTGATGGAGGCGACCGGGCTGGTCGACGACCATCTCGTGGGTTGTCACAGGCGTACCGCCGGAACGTGA
- a CDS encoding amidase, with the protein MTRVHAFTDDALGHLDAVGVVAALRSGEVSIPEVVEAALARTGAVNGRLNAVAYDDAAGARRRAADPHGGFFAGVPTFVKDNVDVAGMPTMQGADAWEPQPRPADGDFARMYLATGLLPLGKTQLSEFGFSASAEHPRLGPVRSPWDLERTAGASSAGSAALVAAGAVPIAHANDGGGSIRIPASVNGLVGLKPTRGRLAQDASLRQMPVRIVQDGVLTRSVRDTAAFYREAEQVYRNLRLPPIGDVRRPGRTRLRIAVVTEGVGTSASPEVADLTRKTGTLLEELGHAVVETDFPVPESLRDDFLLYWSMLALVSVRTGRRTFGRTWDAGQLDNLTTGLAEHSARHARRLPLAIARLRALPRRTRGFFDQHDVVLTPTLATVTPRIGHLAPTQDYETIIARLLGWVAFTPLFNATGDPAISLPLATTSDGLPQGMMLGAAAGREDTLLELALELEEARPWVRIDA; encoded by the coding sequence ATGACGCGCGTGCACGCCTTCACCGACGACGCCCTCGGCCACCTCGACGCGGTGGGGGTGGTCGCTGCGCTCCGGTCCGGGGAGGTGTCGATCCCCGAGGTGGTCGAGGCCGCGCTGGCGCGCACCGGGGCCGTCAACGGGCGCCTCAACGCCGTCGCGTACGACGACGCTGCCGGCGCGCGGCGCCGGGCGGCCGACCCCCACGGCGGCTTCTTCGCCGGCGTCCCCACCTTCGTCAAGGACAACGTCGACGTCGCCGGGATGCCGACCATGCAGGGCGCGGACGCCTGGGAGCCGCAGCCGCGGCCGGCCGACGGCGACTTCGCGCGGATGTACCTCGCGACCGGACTGCTGCCGCTGGGCAAGACCCAGCTCTCGGAGTTCGGCTTCAGCGCCAGCGCCGAGCACCCGCGGCTGGGGCCGGTCCGGTCGCCCTGGGACCTCGAGCGCACCGCGGGAGCCTCCTCGGCCGGCTCCGCCGCGCTCGTGGCGGCGGGCGCCGTCCCGATCGCCCACGCCAACGACGGCGGCGGCTCGATCCGGATCCCGGCCTCGGTCAACGGCCTGGTCGGCCTCAAGCCGACCCGCGGCCGGCTCGCCCAGGACGCCTCGCTGCGCCAGATGCCGGTCCGGATCGTCCAGGACGGGGTGCTGACCCGCAGCGTCCGCGACACTGCCGCCTTCTACCGCGAGGCCGAGCAGGTCTACCGCAACCTCCGGCTGCCCCCGATCGGCGACGTCCGGCGACCCGGCCGCACGCGGCTGCGAATCGCGGTCGTCACCGAGGGCGTCGGCACCAGTGCCTCCCCCGAGGTCGCCGACCTCACGCGCAAGACCGGGACGCTGCTCGAGGAGCTCGGGCACGCGGTCGTCGAGACCGACTTCCCGGTCCCCGAGTCGCTGCGCGACGACTTCCTCCTCTACTGGTCGATGCTGGCGTTGGTCTCGGTCCGCACGGGGCGACGCACGTTCGGGCGGACCTGGGACGCCGGCCAGCTCGACAACCTCACGACCGGGCTCGCCGAGCACTCGGCACGGCACGCCCGTCGGCTGCCGCTGGCGATCGCCCGGCTGCGCGCGTTGCCGCGCCGGACCCGCGGGTTCTTCGACCAGCACGACGTGGTCCTCACGCCGACGCTGGCCACCGTGACCCCGCGGATCGGACACCTGGCACCGACCCAGGACTACGAGACGATCATCGCCCGGCTGCTCGGCTGGGTCGCGTTCACGCCACTGTTCAACGCGACCGGTGACCCCGCGATCAGCCTGCCGCTCGCCACCACCTCCGACGGTCTCCCGCAGGGCATGATGCTGGGCGCGGCGGCCGGTCGGGAGGACACCCTGCTGGAGCTCGCGCTGGAGCTCGAGGAGGCGCGTCCCTGGGTCCGGATCGACGCCTGA